A single region of the Salicibibacter cibi genome encodes:
- the rsmI gene encoding 16S rRNA (cytidine(1402)-2'-O)-methyltransferase translates to MKGGGAILGHGMLYLVPTPIGNLEDITYRAVRILGEADLILAEDTRQTRKLLSHYGIHTPMRSMHEHNEEKRTSELLATLQDGEQCALVSDAGTPLVSDPGERLVRTCIYAGVPVVSLPGANAAVTALVASGFGGGPFHFQGFLPRKKKDRKEMFERLRRIQAPIVFYESPYRLTSTIEQLAETWANREAVVAREVTKHYEEFHRGRLEELARIGRENGWRGECCLIVAGVSDKELEEDQTSLWWTGMAVIQHVKAYEDNGWDRKAALKQCAADRKMSKNDVYAIYHGLE, encoded by the coding sequence ATGAAAGGAGGCGGAGCAATTTTGGGGCACGGCATGCTTTATCTCGTTCCGACACCGATTGGAAATCTTGAAGATATTACTTATCGCGCCGTTCGTATTCTCGGTGAAGCGGATTTGATCCTTGCTGAAGATACGCGGCAAACGCGGAAATTGCTTTCTCACTACGGTATCCATACGCCGATGAGAAGCATGCATGAACATAATGAAGAGAAAAGGACGAGCGAATTACTCGCAACCCTTCAGGACGGCGAACAATGTGCGCTCGTCAGTGATGCCGGAACGCCCCTCGTTTCCGACCCGGGTGAACGATTGGTTCGCACGTGCATTTATGCCGGTGTACCGGTCGTTTCTTTGCCGGGGGCAAACGCTGCCGTCACCGCGTTGGTTGCCTCAGGATTCGGTGGCGGTCCTTTTCATTTTCAAGGCTTTCTTCCTCGCAAGAAAAAAGATCGAAAAGAAATGTTCGAGCGGCTTCGTCGTATTCAGGCGCCGATTGTTTTTTATGAATCCCCGTATCGGCTTACTTCGACAATCGAGCAACTTGCTGAAACTTGGGCGAATCGTGAAGCAGTGGTCGCTCGCGAGGTAACGAAGCATTACGAGGAATTTCACCGCGGCCGTTTGGAAGAATTGGCAAGGATCGGGCGTGAAAACGGTTGGAGAGGCGAATGTTGTTTGATTGTAGCGGGAGTCTCCGATAAAGAATTGGAGGAAGATCAAACGTCCCTTTGGTGGACGGGGATGGCAGTTATCCAACATGTGAAAGCTTATGAAGATAACGGATGGGATCGAAAGGCTGCGCTTAAACAGTGTGCTGCCGATCGAAAAATGAGTAAGAACGATGTGTATGCCATTTATCACGGACTGGAATAA
- a CDS encoding AbrB/MazE/SpoVT family DNA-binding domain-containing protein, with product MKSTGIVRKVDELGRIVIPMELRKSMEIANRDPMEIYVSEDQIILKKYQPSQTCQVTGEVSNNNLSLADGNIVLSPEGAEQIIGQLQKYVENSKSTIS from the coding sequence ATGAAATCTACCGGTATTGTTCGAAAAGTAGATGAACTCGGACGCATCGTCATTCCTATGGAGTTGCGGAAATCAATGGAAATCGCAAACCGCGATCCGATGGAAATCTACGTCAGTGAAGACCAAATTATTTTAAAAAAATACCAGCCGTCCCAGACGTGCCAAGTGACAGGAGAAGTATCCAACAATAATCTATCGCTTGCCGATGGGAATATCGTCTTAAGCCCTGAAGGTGCCGAGCAGATTATCGGACAGCTTCAGAAGTATGTGGAAAATTCAAAATCAACAATATCTTAA
- the metG gene encoding methionine--tRNA ligase has product MAKPTFYLTTPIYYPSGKLHIGHAYTTVASDALARYKRLKGYDVMFLTGTDEHGQKIERKAAEAGTSPQAFVDGIVESIRSLWDKLDISYDDFIRTTEERHIRSVQQVVEQLKEQGDIYLSEYEGWYSVSDETYYTELQLDDPVKENGKVVGGKSPDSGHPVEWVRETSYFFRMSKYADRLLAFYEDNPDFIQPETRKNEMINNFIKPGLEDLAVSRTAFSWGVPVKSDPDHVVYVWIDALLNYITALGYGTANDEKYQHYWPADVHVVGKEIVRFHTIYWPIMLMALDLPLPKKVFGHGFVLMKDEKMSKSKGNVVYPETLVERYGLDAVRYYLLREVPFGADGLFTPEAFVDRINFDLANDLGNLLNRTIAMLNKYFDGELPEYIRDGTPYDSELVELAYATVTKVENHMEEMEYSVALTAIWQFINRANKYIDETQPWMLAKDDDREPLQTVMYHLAESLRYIAVLIQPFLTRAPLSIAKQLGFENQEYLLTWGSLQKFAQLPAGTKVVEKGTPVFPRIDVEEEVAYITKQMTGGASSPGDDAEGTEGLIAIEDFKNVELRVAEVIEVEPVKKTDRLLKIQLDLGTEKRQVVSGIAEHYDEATLLGKKLICVSNLKPAKLKGEASQGMILAGKADGDLRVVTVDGDLPNGTVIS; this is encoded by the coding sequence ATGGCCAAGCCAACGTTTTATTTAACAACGCCGATCTATTACCCGAGTGGAAAGTTGCATATCGGCCACGCCTATACGACGGTGGCCAGTGATGCATTGGCCCGTTACAAACGTCTGAAAGGCTATGACGTCATGTTTTTGACGGGTACAGACGAACATGGCCAAAAAATTGAACGAAAAGCGGCAGAAGCGGGCACGAGCCCACAAGCATTTGTGGATGGCATTGTCGAAAGTATCCGTTCCCTTTGGGACAAACTGGATATTTCCTATGATGATTTTATTCGTACAACGGAAGAGCGACATATACGATCCGTTCAACAAGTCGTTGAACAACTGAAAGAGCAAGGGGATATTTATTTAAGCGAGTATGAAGGATGGTATTCCGTTTCTGACGAAACGTACTATACGGAACTGCAACTTGATGACCCCGTTAAGGAAAACGGAAAAGTGGTGGGTGGAAAAAGCCCGGACAGCGGGCACCCCGTTGAATGGGTGCGGGAAACGTCCTATTTTTTCCGGATGTCGAAATACGCGGACCGCTTGCTTGCTTTCTATGAAGACAATCCTGATTTTATCCAACCGGAAACGCGTAAAAATGAAATGATCAACAACTTCATCAAACCGGGGCTTGAAGATCTTGCTGTTTCCCGTACGGCATTTTCCTGGGGCGTCCCTGTCAAAAGCGATCCTGATCATGTGGTGTATGTATGGATTGACGCATTGTTAAATTACATTACCGCGCTTGGATATGGGACTGCGAATGACGAGAAATACCAACATTACTGGCCGGCAGATGTTCATGTCGTAGGGAAAGAAATCGTCCGTTTTCACACGATTTATTGGCCGATCATGCTGATGGCATTGGATCTCCCGCTTCCGAAAAAAGTGTTTGGCCATGGCTTTGTGCTTATGAAAGATGAAAAAATGTCGAAGTCGAAAGGAAATGTCGTGTACCCGGAAACATTGGTGGAACGATATGGCCTGGATGCGGTTCGTTACTACTTGCTTCGTGAAGTGCCGTTCGGTGCCGATGGTCTTTTTACTCCGGAAGCGTTCGTTGACCGTATTAATTTCGACCTTGCGAACGACCTTGGCAACTTGTTGAATCGGACGATCGCGATGCTGAATAAATATTTTGACGGCGAATTGCCGGAATATATTCGCGACGGAACGCCATATGACAGTGAACTTGTGGAACTTGCCTATGCGACGGTGACGAAGGTGGAGAACCATATGGAAGAAATGGAATACTCCGTCGCATTGACGGCAATCTGGCAATTTATCAATCGCGCCAATAAATATATTGATGAAACGCAGCCATGGATGCTTGCAAAAGACGATGATAGAGAACCATTGCAGACAGTAATGTATCATTTGGCGGAATCTCTCCGTTATATCGCCGTTTTGATCCAGCCGTTTTTAACAAGGGCTCCGCTTTCAATTGCAAAACAACTTGGGTTTGAAAATCAGGAGTATTTATTGACGTGGGGTTCACTTCAAAAGTTTGCCCAACTGCCGGCGGGCACAAAAGTGGTTGAAAAAGGAACCCCGGTATTTCCGCGCATCGACGTGGAAGAGGAGGTTGCCTACATCACGAAGCAAATGACCGGAGGCGCTTCATCCCCCGGCGATGACGCCGAAGGAACAGAAGGGCTCATTGCCATTGAAGATTTTAAAAACGTTGAATTGCGGGTAGCGGAAGTTATCGAGGTAGAGCCTGTGAAAAAAACCGACCGTTTGCTGAAAATCCAATTGGATTTGGGCACAGAAAAACGTCAAGTCGTATCCGGCATCGCCGAACACTATGATGAAGCCACGCTCCTTGGCAAAAAACTTATTTGTGTGAGCAATCTTAAGCCGGCAAAATTAAAAGGGGAAGCGTCGCAAGGAATGATCCTAGCCGGTAAAGCGGATGGGGATTTACGTGTCGTCACCGTTGATGGCGATCTGCCAAACGGCACGGTCATTTCTTAA
- a CDS encoding TatD family hydrolase, with amino-acid sequence MVQLFDTHVHLNVEQFDEDKEAVIDRARETGVTMMNVVGFDRETIKGAIDLAETYPFIYATVGWHPVDAVDMASEDLDWIESLASHNKVVAIGETGLDYHWDKSPVSIQKDVFRKQIALAKNVNLPLVIHARESQEDIAEIMEEEGLGPAGGIMHCYSGDVETAKRFLALGFHLSFGGPVTFKNAQMPKDVAKEVPLDRLLIETDCPFLAPHPYRGKRNEPAYVVKVAEKLSELHGLTSEQLAGITMTNAKALFNIT; translated from the coding sequence ATGGTTCAATTATTCGACACACATGTCCATTTGAATGTGGAACAGTTTGACGAAGATAAAGAAGCGGTGATCGATCGCGCCCGTGAGACCGGCGTTACGATGATGAATGTCGTCGGCTTTGATCGCGAGACGATCAAAGGGGCGATTGATCTCGCTGAAACATATCCTTTTATCTATGCAACGGTCGGTTGGCATCCTGTGGATGCTGTTGATATGGCATCGGAAGATTTGGACTGGATCGAATCTTTGGCGAGTCACAACAAGGTTGTGGCGATCGGAGAAACCGGCTTGGATTATCACTGGGATAAATCCCCGGTGTCCATTCAAAAAGATGTGTTTCGCAAACAAATTGCATTGGCGAAAAACGTCAATCTCCCCCTTGTCATTCACGCCCGTGAATCGCAGGAGGACATTGCCGAAATCATGGAAGAAGAAGGATTGGGCCCAGCCGGAGGGATCATGCACTGTTATAGCGGGGACGTCGAAACGGCAAAACGCTTTTTGGCGCTTGGTTTTCATCTATCTTTTGGCGGCCCCGTTACGTTTAAAAATGCGCAAATGCCGAAAGATGTTGCCAAAGAAGTGCCGCTGGACCGATTGTTGATTGAAACGGACTGCCCTTTTCTGGCACCGCATCCCTATCGCGGGAAGCGCAATGAGCCGGCATATGTGGTAAAAGTTGCGGAAAAACTGTCGGAACTTCATGGCCTTACGTCCGAACAATTAGCTGGGATAACCATGACGAATGCAAAGGCTTTATTTAACATCACTTAG
- the rnmV gene encoding ribonuclease M5 has protein sequence MEKAKPVVEECIVVEGRDDTVAVQRAVHADTIETIGSSVPPHVIGKVKLASSRRGVIVFTDPDYPGERIRRIISEAVPACKHAFVSKKEAMAADGKSIGVEHAHPQTIRRALESVREPVLQRQKNSELITIEEVRAAGLLAGPDARARRSLVGEHLNIGYANGKQFLKRLHVFRIGRQEFHEAVAKVKQQNEESSQ, from the coding sequence ATGGAAAAAGCCAAGCCGGTGGTGGAAGAATGCATCGTCGTCGAAGGAAGGGATGATACGGTTGCGGTCCAACGTGCCGTTCATGCAGATACGATTGAAACAATCGGTTCGTCAGTACCCCCTCATGTGATTGGAAAGGTCAAACTCGCTTCAAGCCGCCGTGGCGTCATTGTTTTCACGGATCCGGATTATCCTGGCGAACGGATCCGCCGGATCATCTCGGAAGCCGTTCCCGCTTGTAAACATGCATTTGTAAGTAAAAAGGAGGCAATGGCCGCTGATGGGAAAAGCATCGGGGTCGAACACGCTCATCCGCAAACGATCCGACGTGCACTTGAAAGCGTACGGGAGCCTGTTCTCCAACGCCAAAAAAACTCGGAACTAATAACCATCGAAGAAGTGCGGGCAGCCGGCCTGCTGGCCGGTCCGGATGCGCGCGCGAGGCGCTCCCTCGTTGGCGAACACCTTAATATCGGGTATGCCAACGGCAAGCAGTTTTTGAAACGGTTGCATGTTTTTCGTATCGGCCGTCAGGAGTTTCACGAAGCCGTAGCTAAAGTGAAGCAACAAAATGAGGAGTCATCACAATGA
- the rsmA gene encoding 16S rRNA (adenine(1518)-N(6)/adenine(1519)-N(6))-dimethyltransferase RsmA: MTKEIATPSRTREIMDQHHLSFKKSLGQNFMLDGNILNKMVDATEVTAEDGVIEVGAGIGALTEKFAKRAKKVVAFEIDQRLLPVLTDTLAPYDNIDIRHQDILKADLRELCETTLKDTRHIVAAGNLPYYVTTPILMAFLEQKLPIESLTVMIQKEVSERLAAVPGTKSYGSLSIAAQYYAEAEEIMTVSATVFMPRPNVDSTIIRFRLRNQPAVHVDDERLFFDVIRASFAQRRKTLANNLRHWLGKKGAHTDLHEAFHLADIDGKRRAETLTLAEFAGLTDALSKKGF, from the coding sequence ATGACAAAAGAAATCGCTACTCCGTCAAGAACAAGGGAAATCATGGATCAACACCATCTTTCTTTTAAAAAAAGCCTTGGGCAAAATTTCATGCTTGACGGGAACATTTTGAATAAAATGGTGGACGCTACAGAAGTAACTGCCGAAGACGGTGTGATTGAGGTTGGGGCAGGCATTGGCGCGCTGACGGAGAAATTTGCAAAACGCGCGAAAAAAGTCGTCGCTTTTGAGATCGATCAACGCCTCCTCCCCGTACTGACGGATACGCTTGCGCCTTACGATAATATAGACATTCGTCATCAAGACATCTTGAAAGCGGATTTGCGGGAACTTTGCGAGACGACATTGAAAGATACGCGGCATATTGTTGCGGCCGGTAATTTGCCGTATTATGTCACGACACCGATCTTAATGGCATTTTTGGAGCAAAAACTGCCGATTGAATCGCTAACGGTGATGATACAAAAAGAAGTTAGCGAACGTTTGGCTGCTGTACCGGGCACAAAATCGTATGGTTCCTTATCCATCGCTGCGCAATATTATGCGGAAGCGGAAGAAATCATGACGGTTTCTGCTACTGTGTTTATGCCGCGCCCAAACGTAGACTCGACGATAATCCGTTTTCGGCTTCGAAACCAACCTGCTGTCCATGTGGATGATGAGCGTTTATTTTTCGACGTAATCAGGGCTTCGTTTGCCCAGCGGCGCAAAACGCTGGCGAACAACTTGCGGCATTGGCTGGGGAAAAAGGGTGCACACACGGATTTGCATGAAGCGTTTCACCTTGCAGACATTGATGGCAAACGAAGGGCCGAAACGCTTACACTGGCTGAATTTGCCGGGCTGACAGATGCTTTGTCAAAAAAGGGGTTCTAG
- the yabG gene encoding sporulation peptidase YabG: MSLEIGDLVTRYSYNEDVLFRITRMHEDGTYELKGEDLRLVADAPYEDLHKIDDDERAKREKEQQKKEEQCYHLFRQDFRLLREKNDYEMSSNYATSSPLYFEMRGRVLHLDGDPAYLQKCTLMYERLGIPVYGAHMKETEMQNQVASLLEMVQPEILIITGHDAYSSALGGQKDKKAYRHSYAFAQAVREARKVVPQLDNLIIFAGACQSYFETLIRAGSNFASSPARVNIHALDPVYIAAKVSMTPFMNRVQLHEILRNTLSGDDGLGGIDTKGVLRRGMPLRDETEM, from the coding sequence ATGTCATTAGAAATCGGTGATCTCGTTACCCGTTATTCCTATAACGAAGATGTTTTATTTCGGATTACGCGCATGCATGAGGATGGCACGTACGAATTGAAAGGTGAGGATTTACGATTGGTTGCGGATGCGCCATATGAAGATTTGCATAAGATTGATGACGATGAACGGGCCAAAAGGGAAAAAGAACAACAAAAAAAAGAAGAGCAATGTTATCATCTTTTTCGGCAAGATTTCCGTTTGCTTAGAGAAAAAAATGATTATGAAATGTCATCAAACTATGCCACTTCCAGCCCCCTCTACTTTGAAATGAGGGGTCGTGTTTTGCATTTGGATGGCGATCCAGCTTATTTACAAAAATGTACGCTCATGTACGAACGGTTGGGAATACCGGTGTACGGTGCTCATATGAAAGAAACGGAAATGCAAAATCAAGTGGCTTCACTTCTTGAAATGGTGCAACCGGAAATCCTTATTATCACTGGTCATGATGCATATTCATCGGCACTGGGGGGACAAAAAGATAAAAAAGCCTATCGTCATTCTTATGCTTTCGCACAGGCAGTAAGGGAAGCGCGGAAAGTTGTTCCGCAGTTGGATAATCTCATCATTTTCGCCGGAGCTTGCCAATCCTATTTCGAAACCCTTATCCGGGCAGGGTCGAATTTTGCAAGCTCTCCGGCGCGTGTGAACATTCACGCGCTTGATCCCGTTTATATTGCTGCAAAAGTGAGCATGACACCTTTTATGAATCGTGTGCAATTGCATGAAATTTTGCGCAATACCCTTTCTGGTGATGATGGCCTGGGCGGCATTGACACAAAAGGGGTTTTGCGACGTGGGATGCCTTTGCGTGACGAAACAGAAATGTAA
- a CDS encoding Veg family protein, translating to MGETLVEIKESLEENVGKRITLKANGGRRKIVERSGLLEGTYPSVFIVKLDQDKHKIERVSYSYTDILTQTVQLTVCADEEMQA from the coding sequence ATGGGTGAAACGTTAGTTGAGATTAAGGAATCTCTTGAAGAAAACGTCGGAAAACGGATTACGCTGAAAGCCAACGGCGGGCGCCGAAAAATCGTTGAGCGCTCAGGGCTGTTGGAAGGAACATACCCCTCGGTTTTTATTGTGAAATTGGATCAGGATAAACACAAAATTGAACGTGTATCCTATAGTTACACGGATATTTTGACGCAAACCGTCCAACTTACGGTTTGCGCAGATGAAGAAATGCAAGCATAA
- a CDS encoding small, acid-soluble spore protein, alpha/beta type: MSRKRGIMSDALKEEIAKEIGIYDTVQQEGWGGIKSRDAGNMVKHAVEMAERDLAKKHQ, from the coding sequence TTGAGCCGGAAGCGCGGAATAATGTCAGATGCTTTAAAAGAAGAGATCGCCAAAGAAATAGGGATTTATGATACGGTCCAACAAGAAGGTTGGGGTGGCATAAAATCAAGAGATGCCGGCAACATGGTTAAACACGCCGTGGAGATGGCTGAAAGGGATTTGGCAAAAAAGCATCAGTAA
- the ispE gene encoding 4-(cytidine 5'-diphospho)-2-C-methyl-D-erythritol kinase, which translates to MKCSLKAPAKINLSLDVIAKRPDGYHEVEMIMTEVDLADRLDFVTRDDGKIVVEMSEGFIPHDARNLAHQAAQLLKSKFQTREGVHIYIQKNIPVAAGLAGGSSDAATVLRALNEIWGLSLSKGELAELGANLGSDVAFCVHGGTAKATGRGEKIEKLPALPSCWVILAKPPIGVSTGDIYRQISVPNRSYSPASEMEDAIYGNDYARICNHLHNDLETVTLALYPEVRRIKKRMIESGVDAALMSGSGPTVFGLVKHENQVNRVYNALRGFCEHVYAVRLLTETC; encoded by the coding sequence TTGAAGTGTTCTCTGAAAGCCCCCGCTAAAATAAATTTATCGTTGGATGTGATCGCCAAGCGCCCGGATGGCTATCATGAAGTTGAAATGATTATGACAGAAGTGGACTTGGCCGATCGCCTGGACTTTGTGACTCGAGATGACGGGAAAATCGTTGTGGAAATGTCAGAAGGATTTATTCCCCACGATGCACGCAACCTTGCCCATCAAGCAGCACAATTACTGAAATCCAAATTTCAGACGCGCGAAGGTGTACATATATACATTCAAAAAAATATTCCGGTAGCAGCGGGACTGGCAGGAGGAAGCAGTGATGCGGCGACGGTTTTACGGGCGCTTAATGAGATCTGGGGGCTTTCCCTCTCCAAGGGAGAGCTTGCAGAGTTGGGCGCAAACCTAGGATCTGATGTCGCTTTTTGTGTTCATGGCGGTACGGCAAAGGCAACCGGACGTGGGGAAAAAATAGAAAAACTGCCGGCGCTGCCCTCTTGTTGGGTGATATTGGCAAAGCCGCCGATCGGCGTTTCGACGGGAGACATTTACAGACAAATCTCCGTTCCTAACCGCTCTTATTCTCCGGCCTCCGAAATGGAAGATGCTATTTATGGCAATGATTACGCCCGGATTTGCAACCATCTCCATAATGATTTGGAAACAGTGACGCTCGCCCTGTATCCGGAAGTTCGTCGCATTAAGAAGCGTATGATTGAATCCGGCGTGGATGCAGCATTAATGAGTGGAAGCGGTCCGACCGTATTCGGCCTCGTCAAGCATGAAAATCAAGTGAATCGTGTGTATAACGCTCTTCGGGGCTTTTGTGAACATGTATATGCTGTCCGTCTCCTAACAGAAACTTGCTAA
- a CDS encoding RidA family protein, producing the protein MKTVYTNQAPEAIGPYSQGIIVNNLFYSSGQIPLTPEMEIVGDGIHEQTEQVLKNVQAVLKEAGASLESVVKTTIFIKNMDDFPVINEIYGRYFDEHQPARSCVEVARLPKDVQIEIEVIALVNE; encoded by the coding sequence ATGAAAACCGTTTATACGAATCAAGCCCCTGAAGCGATCGGCCCTTATTCCCAAGGGATTATTGTGAACAATCTTTTTTACAGCTCAGGTCAAATCCCGCTAACCCCGGAAATGGAAATTGTCGGGGATGGCATTCATGAACAGACGGAACAAGTGCTCAAAAATGTGCAAGCCGTGCTCAAAGAAGCGGGAGCATCCCTTGAATCGGTTGTTAAAACGACGATTTTTATTAAAAATATGGATGACTTCCCCGTTATTAATGAAATTTACGGCCGTTACTTCGATGAACATCAACCGGCTCGTTCTTGTGTTGAAGTGGCGAGGTTGCCAAAGGATGTCCAAATTGAAATTGAAGTGATCGCATTGGTGAATGAATAA